From the genome of Tachysurus vachellii isolate PV-2020 chromosome 2, HZAU_Pvac_v1, whole genome shotgun sequence, one region includes:
- the cby1 gene encoding protein chibby homolog 1 → MFISSINISASLLKMPLFGNTFSPKKTPPRKSASLSNLHTLDRSTREIELGLEYGAPVMNIGGQSLKFEDGQWITESGANTSSKEVQKLKKRNLQLEEENTLLKLKIELLLDMLSETTAESHLMQKELDNMKNHYKQKK, encoded by the exons ATGTTCATTAGCAGTATTAATATCAGCGCATCTCTG TTAAAAATGCCTCTTTTTGGCAACACATTCAGCCCCAAGAAGACGCCACCCAGGAAATCAGCATCTCTCTCTAACCTTCATACA TTGGATCGATCCACACGGGAGATTGAGTTAGGCCTGGAATATGGAGCCCCTGTAATGAATATTGGAGGGCAGAGCTTGAAATTTGAAGACGGGCAGTGGATTACAG AGTCAGGAGCTAATACATCCAGCAAGGAGGTGCAGAAATTGAAGAAGAGGAATCTGCaattagaagaagaaaacacCCTTCTAAAACTTAAGATTGAACTTCTGTTAGATATG CTTTCAGAAACCACAGCTGAGTCACATCTAATGCAGAAAGAGTTAGACAACATGAAGAATCACTACAAACAAAAGAAGTGA
- the slc16a8 gene encoding monocarboxylate transporter 3, which translates to MGSSVVERNRVDPPDGGWGWVVLFGGFIITGFSYAFPKAISVYFKELMRDFGCGYSDTAWISSIMLAMLYGSGPVSSIMVNRFGCRPVMLIGGLLASVGMIGASFTTNIIQLYFTAGVITGLGLALNFQPSLIMLGCYFDKRRPLANGLAAAGSPVFLSALSPLGQVLLDCFGWRGGFLIMGGLLLNCCTCAAVMRPLGYKVRKSAARDESNAHELKEMLPSKPGQEEYDLEKAQYENPKKKKLLDFNVLCDKGLIIYIVAKFVVVLGLFVPTILLVNYAKDQGVPDQEAAFLLSIIGFVDIFARPTCGLVAGLKCIRAKMPYFFSLALILNGLTDICSARSTDYMGLVIFCVFFGLSYGMVGALQFEVLMGIVGTNSFPSALGLVLLIEATAVLIGPPSAGRLVDTYKNYELIFYMAGGELMAAGLFLAIASYCCIKLQKKKDTPAIEDSDTEGNINHTNHEGTHAMDNS; encoded by the exons ATGGGAAGCAGTGTGgtagagagaaacagagtggaTCCTCCAGATGGAGGTTGGGGATGGGTTGTGCTGTTTGGTGGCTTCATTATCACTGGTTTCTCCTACGCTTTTCCTAAAGCCATAAGTGTGTACTTTAAAGAACTGATGCGAGATTTTGGCTGTGGCTACAGCGACACAGCTTGGATTTCCTCTATCATGCTTGCCATGCTTTATGGCTCAG GTCCAGTTTCCAGCATCATGGTTAACAGGTTTGGGTGTCGCCCAGTAATGCTGATTGGGGGATTGTTAGCTTCAGTTGGCATGATTGGTGCATCTTTTACCACCAACATCATCCAACTTTACTTCACTGCTGGAGTCATTACAG GGCTTGGACTTGCTCTGAATTTCCAGCCCTCACTTATTATGCTTGGGTGTTATTTTGACAAACGCAGACCTCTAGCCAATGGACTAGCAGCAGCTGGAAGCCCAGTCTTTCTCTCAGCTCTTTCTCCACTAGGACAAGTGCTACTTGATTGCTTTGGCTGGAGGGGAGGCTTCCTGATCATGGGAGGGCTGTTGCTTAACTGTTGCACCTGTGCTGCTGTTATGAGACCGTTGGGATATAAAGTTCGGAAGTCTGCAGCCAGGGATGAATCGAATGCTCATGAGTTGAAAGAGATGCTCCCATCAAAGCCTGGTCAGGAGGAGTATGATCTGGAGAAGGCTCAGTATGAAAACCCCAAGAAAAAGAAACTCCTTGACTTTAATGTACTTTGTGACAAAGGACTTATCATTTACATAGTAGCCAAATTTGTAGTTGTGCTTGGTTTGTTTGTCCCTACAATTCTCTTAGTAAACTATGCTAAAGATCAAGGTGTGCCTGACCAGGAAGCTGCCTTCCTCCTCTCCATTATTGGATTTGTTGACATCTTTGCTCGTCCAACATGTGGCCTAGTGGCAGGACTAAAGTGCATACGAGCCAAAATGCCCTACTTTTTCAGCTTGGCCTTAATCCTAAATGGCCTTACAGATATTTGCTCAGCAAGAAGTACAGACTACATGGGTCTAGTGATCTTCTGTGTGTTCTTTGGCCTTTCTTATGGAATGGTGGGTGCACTCCAATTTGAAGTGCTGATGGGAATTGTGGGTACTAACAGTTTTCCCAGTGCCCTTGGTTTAGTTCTCCTTATAGAGGCAACAGCTGTGCTCATTGGACCTCCTTCTGCTG GACGATTAGTGGATACTTACAAGAACTATGAGCTGATTTTCTACATGGCTGGAGGAGAGTTGATGGCCGCTGGCTTATTTCTTGCCATTGCGTCTTACTGCTGCATTAAGCTCCAGAAGAAAAAGGACACACCTGCCATTGAGGACAGTGATACTGAGGGCAACATTAATCATACTAATCATGAAGGCACCCATGCTATGGACAATAGTTGa
- the pdap1a gene encoding pdgfa associated protein 1a, which translates to MPRGGKKGHKGRSKQFSNPEEIERQMKAQRELEENGDVEKESASDSEEESSSDDEKSQRRNGVQGLIEIENPNRISQKSKKAAEVDVEEPRELTRREREEIEKQKAKERYMKLHLEGKTDQARADLARLAIIKKQREDAAKKREELRKEKDAQEAKSKR; encoded by the exons ATGCCGAGAGGAG GGAAAAAGGGCCACAAAGGTCGAAGTAAGCAGTTTAGCAACCCCGAGGAAATTGAGCGACAGATGAAGGCGCAGAGGGAGCTG GAGGAAAACGGTGATGTCGAGAAAGAGAGTGCATCAGACTCTGAGGAGGAAAGTAGCAGTGACGATGAAAAA AGTCAAAGAAGGAATGGGGTACAAGGGttaattgaaattgaaaatcCCAACCGCATCTCCCAGAAGAGCAAAAAGGCTGCTGAGGTTGATGTTGAAGAACCGAGAGAGCTCACACGCAGAGAGAG GGAGGAGATCGAGAAGCAGAAAGCTAAGGAGCGTTACATGAAACTGCATCTGGAAGGAAAGACTGATCAGGCCAGAGCAGACCTTGCAAGACTggctattattaaaaaacagagagaagatGCGgcaaagaagagagaggaactGAGGAAAG AAAAAGATGCACAGGAGGCCAAATCGAAACGTTAA
- the sh3bp1 gene encoding SH3 domain-binding protein 1 has product MLKQFNLLKQFGSVGKAQDATDLLSEDLVLVEQRVEPARKAAQVIHKKLVGCLQSQQGLDSERRMKKLPLMLLSVSMAESFKDFDGESSIRRVLEMCCFMQNILAQTLADFEVKLEKDVLEPLNKLSEEDLPEILKNKKQFAKLTTDWHNARIRAQGSTGPQAKQDGLREEVEEAWRKLELIKDQYSADLYHFDSKEDEYANYFLRLLELQAEYHKQSYTFLEKNITELKENHNQTEPQAGVSARKVYGESLLSHLKDCGQEIAAPIQECVKMLLKTGLREEGLFRLAAAASVVKKLKSCLNSGTVDHAEFSADPHAVAGALKSYLRELPEPLMTVELYKEWFDAAGAKEVDDKLERLRAVLKKLPPENYNNLRYLIQFLACLSEHQAVNRMTPSNIAIVLGPNLLWPRVEGETSLLDMASASSVQVVAVIEPLIQYCKSLFPEDVDFEIPELPALSPSLPQKSPLDTVFPPTLTASVSKKDSLSSSENYGAAVNINTGPVNHAIIWENNNPASASQPSTHSSSSNAVLVENQNKPFPQPQPRTQLQAKPQSQTQNITQLKANNSPEDSSEQPQHSPEATLKITTPFKPRRSFAQHRSLNKDSVVSYGKPKTPVAPMSEVGVLPRSFPLAMPAISEAQTQPAAKPQAPPAPSAPSVPSAPPPDGGTQKKAVSKRPKVPPPLPPPSLPKQLSSSAQ; this is encoded by the exons ATGTTAAAGCAATTTAACCTTTTGAAGCAGTTTGGAAGTGTGGGGAA GGCACAAGATGCAACTGACCTACTTTCTGAGGATCTGGTTTTG GTGGAGCAGCGTGTGGAACCGGCCAGGAAAGCGGCTCAGGTCATCCATAAGAAGCTGGTGGGTTGTTTGCAGAGTCAGCAGGGACTAGACTCAGAGAGACGAATG AAAAAGCTACCACTTATGTTGCTCTCTGTCAGCATGGCTGAGAGCTTTAAAGATTTTGATGGTGAATCCTCTATTAG GAGAGTTCTTGAAATGTGCTGCTTCATGCAAAACATTCTGGCACAAACATTAGCAGACTTTGAGGTGAAGCTGGAAAAGGATGTGTTGGAGCCTTTAAATAAACTCAGTGAG GAAGACCTTCCAGAGATTTTGAAGAACAAGAAGCAGTTTGCGAAACTGACAACAGATTGGCACAATGCTCGAATCAG agCTCAAGGGAGTACAGGTCCCCAGGCTAAGCAGGATGGGCTGAGGGAGGAAGTGGAGGAAGCCTGGAGAAAACTGGAGTTAATCAAG GATCAGTATTCGGCGGATCTTTACCATTTTGATAGTAAAGAAGATGAATATGCCAATTACTTCTTACGT CTCTTAGAGCTCCAAGCTGAATACCACAAACAATCCTAtacatttttggaaaaaaatatcacTGAACTCAAGGAAAATCACAACCAAACAG AACCCCAGGCAGGTGTCTCGGCAAGGAAAGTGTATGGTGAGTCACTGCTCTCCCACCTTAAGGACTGTGGCCAAGAGATTGCTGCACCCATTCAGGAGTGTGTTAAAATGCTTCTAAAGACAGGACTCAGAGAAGAG GGATTGTTCAGGTTGGCAGCGGCTGCCTCTGTTGTAAAGAAGCTGAAGAGCTGTCTGAACTCAGGGACAGTAGACCATGCTGAGTTCAGTGCTGACCCTCATGCTGTAGCAG GTGCCCTGAAATCTTACTTGAGAGAGCTGCCAGAACCTCTCATGACAGTTGAACTGTATAAAGAATGGTTTGATGCAGCAGG AGCAAAAGAAGTAGATGACAAATTGGAGCGGTTACGAGCTGTATTGAAAAAACTTCCACCAGAAAACTACAATAATCTACG ATACCTCATCCAGTTTCTAGCATGTTTGTCAGAGCACCAGGCAGTTAATAGGATGACTCCTAGCAATATTGCCATAGTGCTTGGGCCTAACCTACTGTGGCCCCGTGTTGAAGG AGAGACATCTCTGTTAGATATGGCTTCCGCCTCATCGGTCCAGGTCGTAGCAGTGATAGAACCACTCATACAGTACTGCAAAAGCCTGTTCCCTGAAG ATGTTGATTTTGAGATTCCAGAACTCCCTGCACTGTCTCCATCTTTACCTCAGAAGTCCCCATTAGACACTGTCTTTCCTCCCACTCTAACTGCCTCTGTCTCAAAAAAAGACAG TCTGTCTTCATCCGAAAACTATGGTGCAGCAGTAAATATTAATACTGGTCCAGTGAATCATGCAATAATATGGGAGAATAACAATCCTGCTTCAGCCAGTCAGCCGTCTACACATTCTTCTAGTTCAAATGCAGTTCTTGTTGAGAATCAGAATAAGCCTTTTCCTCAACCACAACCTCGGACACAGCTTCAAGCAAAGCCTCAATCTCAGACTCAGAATATAACTCAGCTGAAAGCAAACAACTCTCCAGAGGACAGCTCAGAACAGCCTCAGCATTCCCCTGAAGCCACACTGAAAATCACCACTCCCTTTAAAC CAAGAAGGTCGTTTGCTCAGCACAGATCATTAAATAAAGACTCTGTTGTAAGTTATGGCAAACCCAAAACCCCAGTAGCTCCCATGAGCGAGGTCGGAGTTTTGCCAAGAAGTTTTCCACTGGCCATGCCCGCAATCTCTGAGGCACAGACGCAGCCTGCAGCCAAACCACAAGctcctcctgctccttcagCTCCTTCTGTTCCTTCAGCTCCTCCACCAGATGGAGGTACTCAGAAAAAGGCTGTGAGCAAGAGACCCAAAGTGCCCCCTCCACTTCCACCTCCGTCCTTGCCCAAGCAGCTCTCATCCTCAGCCCAGTGA
- the cdc42ep1a gene encoding cdc42 effector protein 1, whose amino-acid sequence MNLGKLSGLKGLVSHSSGRRRFKGDLTPDMISPPLGDFRHTMHVGRGGDVFGDTSFLSNHGGAGNNGDGDSITASEKSEGFFSRTLRHVRKTPERPQGSSRDLSPPPPPISPIIKNAISLPRLDVDSPNGCPVKVLFPSTPKTSEESTFSYGVESGFVTLPRLSRSERPVQSAAPSSCSAEIHRGSLTDLPLTLTVPDSLSPSDSMTSFTVDLGPSLMSEVFAMIDRPTVHVEANHFSVVEHNPEPWANGDTKMNSETRTSLVDSLLREDSEGRSCLYGDEWGCGDVMNGKSRKPFMVGDLVRSHTAKEHGMEAKRFQEAADVLARHYGSGSNRRTDMIITQRRQPYTYPDEEEEIKV is encoded by the exons ATGAACTTGGGCAAACTCTCTGGGCTGAAGGGACTGGTTTCTCACTCCTCAGGGAGGCGACGCTTTAAGGGGGATTTGACTCCAGACATGATCAGTCCACCGTTGGGAGACTTCCGCCACACCATGCATGTGGGCCGTGGGGGAGATGTATTCGGGGACACCTCCTTCCTCAGCAACCATGGTGGTGCAGGGAACAACGGTGATGGAGACTCCATCACCGCTTCAGAGAAGAGCGAGGGCTTCTTCTCTCGCACCCTTCGGCATGTCCGCAAGACTCCAGAACGGCCACAGGGGAGTTCCAGAGACCTttctcctccacctccacccaTCTCCCCAATCATAAAAAACGCAATCTCCCTCCCTCGCTTGGATGTGGACTCACCCAATGGCTGCCCTGTGAAGGTGCTGTTTCCCAGCACACCCAAGACATCTGAAGAAAGCACCTTTTCATATG GTGTAGAGTCTGGTTTTGTCACACTGCCCAGGCTGTCACGTTCAGAGAGGCCTGTGCAGAGTGCAGCTCCTTCATCCTGCTCTGCTGAGATACACCGTGGCTCTCTCACAGATCTGCCGCTCACCCTCACTGTCCCCGACTCACTCAGCCCCTCCGATTCCATGACTTCCTTCACCGTCGACCTCGGCCCCTCGCTCATGTCAGAAGTCTTTGCCATGATTGACAGGCCTACCGTCCATGTGGAAGCCAATCACTTCTCTGTAGTGGAGCACAATCCTGAGCCCTGGGCTAATGGTGACACTAAAATGAACTCGGAAACTAGAACCTCATTGGTGGATTCACTTCTGAGAGAGGATTCAGAGGGCCGAAGTTGCCTTTATGGAGATGAATGGGGGTGTGGGGATGTGATGAATGGAAAATCCAGGAAACCATTCATGGTAGGTGATCTTGTGCGCTCCCACACTGCCAAGGAGCACGGCATGGAGGCCAAAAGGTTCCAGGAGGCTGCAGATGTGCTGGCTCGGCATTACGGCAGTGGATCAAACAGGAGAACTGACATGATCATCACCCAGAGGAGACAACCGTATACTTACCctgatgaggaggaagagatCAAGGTCTAG